Proteins encoded together in one Labrus mixtus chromosome 18, fLabMix1.1, whole genome shotgun sequence window:
- the LOC132993265 gene encoding CD209 antigen-like isoform X1: MEDRENSGGSFGGRFNKLISEDEFSADETSPDSNQETQQVSMSMVRPESSLKHYKLLAISLAVLAVILLAVDIGLGVSYYKLTDGLYLVTDINSELAKLHASYNTAIQRRDEAKKELANTINEQQFREWEMEHLASTRKSYEKKADNIQVEIATLKSHLPMIREGCRHCSAGWTFMNSACYYFPFSSVLVRRSWQDARDFCKKQGGDLAVTDSREKHLAVSELINKYNTLAGHMALSGFWIGLRDVDEEGTWKWLDGTRLTDSFWKTGEPNNQGNEDCAATYPSSNPFFAWNDAPCNYQLKWICEMAPKFAS, from the exons ATGGAGGACAGAGAAAATTCAGGTGGTAGTTTTGGTGGCAGATTCAACAAACTGATAAGTGAAGATGAATTCAGTGCAGATGAGACTAGTCCGGACTCAAACCAGGAGACGCAACAAG TGTCCATGTCAATGGTGAGGCCTGAATCCAGTCTGAAACATTACAAACTGCTTGCCATAAGCCTGGCAGTGCTTGCTGTCATTCTTCTAGCAGTTGATATCGGCCTTGGCGTCTCCT ATTACAAACTTACAGATGGGCTCTACCTAGTAACGGACATCAACAGTGAGTTGGCCAAACTACATGCTTCTTACAACACCGCGATCCAAAGACGAGATGAAGCCAAGAAAGAGTTGGCCAATACAATCAATGAGCAGCAATTTAGAGAGTGGGAGATGGAACACCTGGCGAGTACACGCAAGTCCTATGAAAAGAAGGCCGACAACATTCAGGTTGAAATTGCAACGTTGAAATCACACCTGCCAATGATAA GGGAAGGCTGCAGACACTGTTCAGCAGGATGGACTTTCATGAACTCAGCGTGCTACTACTTCCCTTTCTCCAGTGTTTTAGTTCGCAGATCATGGCAGGATGCCAGGGATTTCTGCAAGAAGCAAGGAGGCGACTTGGCAGTGACAGATAGCAGAGAGAAACAC CTTGCAGTAAGTGagttgataaataaatataataccCTTGCGGGGCACATGGCCCTAAGTGGTTTCTGGATCGGACTGAGAGATGTGGATGAGGAAGGGACTTGGAAATGGCTTGACGGAACAAGGCTGACTGACAG CTTCTGGAAAACTGGAGAGCCCAACAATCAGGGTAACGAGGACTGTGCAGCTACGTATCCCAGCAGCAACCCTTTTTTTGCCTGGAACGATGCTCCATGCAATTATCAGCTTAAATGGATTTGTGAAATGGCACCAAAGTTTGCCagttaa
- the ttc8 gene encoding tetratricopeptide repeat protein 8 isoform X2: MEVTMDPMFLAWSYFRRRKLQQCSEICTKILQENPYDQAAWSMKTRALTEMVYIDEIEVDQEGIAEMMLDESAIAQVARPGTSLRLPGTSQGGGPTQAVRPMTQTGRPITGFVRPSTQSGRPGTMEQAIKTPRTASTARPVTSASGRYIRLGTASMLTNPEGPFINLSRLNLAKYSQKPNLSRTLFEYIFHHENDVKNALDLAAQATEHAQFKDWWWKVQLGKCYYRLGLYREAEKQFRSALNQQEVVDTFLYLAKVYQRLDQPITALNLFKQGLDYFPGEVTLLTGIARIHEEMNNISSATEYYKDVLKQDNTHVEAIACIGSNHFYTDQPEIALRFYRRLLQMGVYNCQLYNNLGLCCFYAQQYDMTLSSFERALALVANDEEQADVWYNIGHVAVGIGDLTLAYQCFKLALAFNNDHAEAYNNLAVLELRKGRIEQSKAFLQTAESLAPHMYEPHYNLSILTERIGDLQGSYTAAQKSEDSFPEHVDTQQLLRQLRQHFAVL; encoded by the exons ATGGAGGTGACGATGGACCCTATGTTTTTGGCTTGGAGCTATTTCAGGAGGCGAAAGCTCCAGCAATGTTCAGAAATTTGCACAAAAATTCTGCAAGAAAACCCGTACGACCAG GCTGCATGGAGCATGAAAACCCGTGCTCTTACGGAGATGGTGTACATTGATGAAATTGAGGTCGACCAGGAAGGAATTGCTGAGATGATGCTGGATGAAAGCGCAATTGCTCAAGTTGCAC GACCTGGAACATCACTTAGGCTTCCTGGCACAAGTCAGGGTGGGGGTCCCACACAAGCTGTCAG GCCTATGACACAAACTGGGCGTCCTATCACAGGATTTGTTAGACCCAGCACACAGTCAGGGCGTCCTGGGACAATGGAGCAGGCTATCAAAACCCCACGCACTGCAAGCACGGCGCGTCCTGTTACAAGTGCTTCGGGTAGATACATTCGCCTGGGAACA GCTTCAATGCTTACCAATCCAGAAGGACCATTTATAAACTTGTCCAGACTGAATCTGGCCAAGTATTCCCAAAAGCCTAATTTATCCAGG ACGCTGTTTGAGTACATCTTCCATCatgaaaatgatgtgaaaaat GCTTTAGATTTAGCTGCTCAAGctactgagcatgctcagttcAAAGACTGGTGGTGGAAAGTTCAGCTGGGAAAATGCTACTACAG GCTAGGTTTATATCGGGAAGCAGAAAAACAGTTCAGATCAGCCCTCAACCAGCAAGAGGTGGTGGACACATTTCTCTATCTTGCAAAG GTGTATCAGCGGCTGGATCAACCAATAACAGCTCTCAACCTTTTCAAACAAGGCCTGGATTACTTTCCTGGTGAGGTTACCCTTCTAACAGGAATCGCCCGCATACATGAG GAGATGAACAACATTTCATCAGCCACAGAGTACTACAAAGATGTCCTGAAACAGGACAACACTCACGTTGAGGCTATCGCCTGCATAGGCAGCAATCACTTCTACACTGATCAGCCTGAGATTGCTCTGCGTTTCTACAG ACGGCTGCTCCAGATGGGGGTGTATAACTGTCAGCTGTACAACAACCTGGGCCTGTGCTGCTTCTACGCCCAGCAGTACGACATGACACTTTCCTCCTTTGAGAGAGCACTAGCTCTGGTGGCAAACGATGAAGAGCAGGCTGATGTTTGGTATAACATTGGACACGTGGCTGTG ggCATTGGGGACTTGACTCTGGCCTACCAGTGTTTTAAACTGGCTTTGGCTTTCAATAATGACCATGCTGAGGCCTACAACAACCTGGCTGTGCTGGAGCTGCGCAAAGGTCGCATCGAACAG TCTAAAGCCTTCCTGCAGACTGCTGAATCACTAGCCCCTCACATGTATGAGCCACACTACAATCTCTCCATTCTCACTGAAAGG ATTGGAGACCTTCAGGGCAGCTACACTGCAGCACAAAAGTCTGAAGACTCTTTTCCTGAGCACGTCGACACTCAGCAGCTTTTGCGGCAGCTTCGGCAGCACTTCGCTGTGCTGTGA
- the LOC132993266 gene encoding C-type lectin domain family 4 member M-like codes for MILNCDNNIDETTNNPGNKGSMSKVRVGSRSFPLYPVVIVSLGLLNTILMLTAVVIGIYCGIFSEVSASDQNAQTLIIEFKTLHEMLADVIQSQKEAKQALQKELRNNEKNKLQMEQNKTLCDRLQRQIESLHVEKATLQSQLSDIQDNCGRCLPGWQLINHTCYFHSLSETSAFKNWWDSRTDCISRGGNLTVINSLEKQLNLYEFLPKMDQSLQTSKHRGAWIGLTYDRTVHRWVWSNEVTLSDQGYWNSGEPNNQEAPDGACVAVVNKNTPTRTWFDTSCGWEKEWLCEMEPN; via the exons ATGATTTTAAATTGTGACAATAACATTGATGAAACTACTAATAACCCTGGAAACAAAG GATCGATGAGCAAAGTCAGAGTTGGGTCCAGAAGTTTTCCACTGTATCCAGTGGTTATCGTCAGTTTGGGGCTGCTTAACACTATTCTGATGTTAACTGCTGTTGTTATTGGGATTTACT GTGGTATATTTAGTGAGGTGTCAGCTTCAGACCAAAATGCACAAACCCTTATAATAGAGTTTAAGACACTTCATGAAATGCTTGCTGATGTAATCCAATCCCAAAAAGAAGCCAAGCAAGCATTACAAAAGGAGCTCAGAAACAATGAAAAGAATAAACTGCAGATGGAGCAGAACAAGACTCTTTGTGACCGACTCCAGAGGCAGATTGAGAGTCTACATGTGGAGAAAGCAACACTGCAGTCCCAGTTATCGGATATAC AAGACAATTGTGGACGATGCCTTCCAGGATGGCAATTAATCAACCACACCTGCTACTTCCATTCTCTATCGGAAACCAGTGCCTTTAAGAACTGGTGGGATAGCAGGACGGACTGTATCAGCCGGGGGGGCAATCTTACTGTGATTAATAGCTTGGAGAAGCAG CTAAATCTTTACGAGTTTCTACCAAAAATGGATCAAAGTTTGCAAACAAGCAAGCACAGGGGAGCCTGGATTGGCCTAACATACGATCGGACAGTGCACAGATGGGTGTGGTCAAATGAAGTGACTCTGAGCGATCAAGG GTACTGGAATTCTGGGGAGCCCAACAACCAAGAAGCACCAGATGGAGCCTGTGTGGCAGTTGTAAACAAGAACACCCCTACAAGAACGTGGTTTGACACAAGCTGCGGTTGGGAAAAGGAATGGTTATGTGAAATGGAGCCAAACTAG
- the LOC132993265 gene encoding CD209 antigen-like protein E isoform X2, with protein sequence MEDRENSGGSFGGRFNKLISEDEFSADETSPDSNQETQQDYKLTDGLYLVTDINSELAKLHASYNTAIQRRDEAKKELANTINEQQFREWEMEHLASTRKSYEKKADNIQVEIATLKSHLPMIREGCRHCSAGWTFMNSACYYFPFSSVLVRRSWQDARDFCKKQGGDLAVTDSREKHLAVSELINKYNTLAGHMALSGFWIGLRDVDEEGTWKWLDGTRLTDSFWKTGEPNNQGNEDCAATYPSSNPFFAWNDAPCNYQLKWICEMAPKFAS encoded by the exons ATGGAGGACAGAGAAAATTCAGGTGGTAGTTTTGGTGGCAGATTCAACAAACTGATAAGTGAAGATGAATTCAGTGCAGATGAGACTAGTCCGGACTCAAACCAGGAGACGCAACAAG ATTACAAACTTACAGATGGGCTCTACCTAGTAACGGACATCAACAGTGAGTTGGCCAAACTACATGCTTCTTACAACACCGCGATCCAAAGACGAGATGAAGCCAAGAAAGAGTTGGCCAATACAATCAATGAGCAGCAATTTAGAGAGTGGGAGATGGAACACCTGGCGAGTACACGCAAGTCCTATGAAAAGAAGGCCGACAACATTCAGGTTGAAATTGCAACGTTGAAATCACACCTGCCAATGATAA GGGAAGGCTGCAGACACTGTTCAGCAGGATGGACTTTCATGAACTCAGCGTGCTACTACTTCCCTTTCTCCAGTGTTTTAGTTCGCAGATCATGGCAGGATGCCAGGGATTTCTGCAAGAAGCAAGGAGGCGACTTGGCAGTGACAGATAGCAGAGAGAAACAC CTTGCAGTAAGTGagttgataaataaatataataccCTTGCGGGGCACATGGCCCTAAGTGGTTTCTGGATCGGACTGAGAGATGTGGATGAGGAAGGGACTTGGAAATGGCTTGACGGAACAAGGCTGACTGACAG CTTCTGGAAAACTGGAGAGCCCAACAATCAGGGTAACGAGGACTGTGCAGCTACGTATCCCAGCAGCAACCCTTTTTTTGCCTGGAACGATGCTCCATGCAATTATCAGCTTAAATGGATTTGTGAAATGGCACCAAAGTTTGCCagttaa
- the ttc8 gene encoding tetratricopeptide repeat protein 8 isoform X1, with protein sequence MEVTMDPMFLAWSYFRRRKLQQCSEICTKILQENPYDQDSSLPISEAAWSMKTRALTEMVYIDEIEVDQEGIAEMMLDESAIAQVARPGTSLRLPGTSQGGGPTQAVRPMTQTGRPITGFVRPSTQSGRPGTMEQAIKTPRTASTARPVTSASGRYIRLGTASMLTNPEGPFINLSRLNLAKYSQKPNLSRTLFEYIFHHENDVKNALDLAAQATEHAQFKDWWWKVQLGKCYYRLGLYREAEKQFRSALNQQEVVDTFLYLAKVYQRLDQPITALNLFKQGLDYFPGEVTLLTGIARIHEEMNNISSATEYYKDVLKQDNTHVEAIACIGSNHFYTDQPEIALRFYRRLLQMGVYNCQLYNNLGLCCFYAQQYDMTLSSFERALALVANDEEQADVWYNIGHVAVGIGDLTLAYQCFKLALAFNNDHAEAYNNLAVLELRKGRIEQSKAFLQTAESLAPHMYEPHYNLSILTERIGDLQGSYTAAQKSEDSFPEHVDTQQLLRQLRQHFAVL encoded by the exons ATGGAGGTGACGATGGACCCTATGTTTTTGGCTTGGAGCTATTTCAGGAGGCGAAAGCTCCAGCAATGTTCAGAAATTTGCACAAAAATTCTGCAAGAAAACCCGTACGACCAG GACTCCTCCTTGCCTATCTCTGAG GCTGCATGGAGCATGAAAACCCGTGCTCTTACGGAGATGGTGTACATTGATGAAATTGAGGTCGACCAGGAAGGAATTGCTGAGATGATGCTGGATGAAAGCGCAATTGCTCAAGTTGCAC GACCTGGAACATCACTTAGGCTTCCTGGCACAAGTCAGGGTGGGGGTCCCACACAAGCTGTCAG GCCTATGACACAAACTGGGCGTCCTATCACAGGATTTGTTAGACCCAGCACACAGTCAGGGCGTCCTGGGACAATGGAGCAGGCTATCAAAACCCCACGCACTGCAAGCACGGCGCGTCCTGTTACAAGTGCTTCGGGTAGATACATTCGCCTGGGAACA GCTTCAATGCTTACCAATCCAGAAGGACCATTTATAAACTTGTCCAGACTGAATCTGGCCAAGTATTCCCAAAAGCCTAATTTATCCAGG ACGCTGTTTGAGTACATCTTCCATCatgaaaatgatgtgaaaaat GCTTTAGATTTAGCTGCTCAAGctactgagcatgctcagttcAAAGACTGGTGGTGGAAAGTTCAGCTGGGAAAATGCTACTACAG GCTAGGTTTATATCGGGAAGCAGAAAAACAGTTCAGATCAGCCCTCAACCAGCAAGAGGTGGTGGACACATTTCTCTATCTTGCAAAG GTGTATCAGCGGCTGGATCAACCAATAACAGCTCTCAACCTTTTCAAACAAGGCCTGGATTACTTTCCTGGTGAGGTTACCCTTCTAACAGGAATCGCCCGCATACATGAG GAGATGAACAACATTTCATCAGCCACAGAGTACTACAAAGATGTCCTGAAACAGGACAACACTCACGTTGAGGCTATCGCCTGCATAGGCAGCAATCACTTCTACACTGATCAGCCTGAGATTGCTCTGCGTTTCTACAG ACGGCTGCTCCAGATGGGGGTGTATAACTGTCAGCTGTACAACAACCTGGGCCTGTGCTGCTTCTACGCCCAGCAGTACGACATGACACTTTCCTCCTTTGAGAGAGCACTAGCTCTGGTGGCAAACGATGAAGAGCAGGCTGATGTTTGGTATAACATTGGACACGTGGCTGTG ggCATTGGGGACTTGACTCTGGCCTACCAGTGTTTTAAACTGGCTTTGGCTTTCAATAATGACCATGCTGAGGCCTACAACAACCTGGCTGTGCTGGAGCTGCGCAAAGGTCGCATCGAACAG TCTAAAGCCTTCCTGCAGACTGCTGAATCACTAGCCCCTCACATGTATGAGCCACACTACAATCTCTCCATTCTCACTGAAAGG ATTGGAGACCTTCAGGGCAGCTACACTGCAGCACAAAAGTCTGAAGACTCTTTTCCTGAGCACGTCGACACTCAGCAGCTTTTGCGGCAGCTTCGGCAGCACTTCGCTGTGCTGTGA
- the LOC132993655 gene encoding serine/threonine-protein kinase Nek9, which yields MSLNDYERHFDSLNSDLGGGSVVSERSASSTFNGEEEKLHYIPIRILGRGAFGEATLYRRTEDNSLVVWKEVELNSLSEKDRRDVMNEISILSILEHNNIIAYFNHFMDKNTLFIELEYCNGGNLYDRIIHREGKLFSEDVVIWYLYQIASAVTHIHKAGILHRDIKTLNIFLTKTDLIKLGDYGLAKKLDSEFSMAETCVGTPYYMSPELCQGSKYNFKSDIWAMGCVLFEVLTLTRTFDATNPLNLCVKIVQGNWTMDVNSDVYSPEVINLVYECLDQDPAKRPTGEQILDQPFISCHRQEHEERVALLNSAMKKPKLSTVTDTPVAVVTTRSREVYFWGGGKFTPQKLDAFKGGSSAQHVCAGESHFAVVSVEKELYTWANVQGGAKMVGQLGQGDQASYRQPKKVEKLQGKAIRQVACGADFTACVTDEDQMYMFGSDYYGCIGVENELGSEILEPVLLEFFEERPVRHVSCGDNHVVVLTQSGDIYSWGCGEYGRLGLECEDDFSSPMQVEIPKGATISSVSCGSDGTFFLTEAGKVLACGNNEFNKLGLNQGISGLKNHLGEAYQGIPYITTLTLAKQLSRFKIQAIAPGKTHTAAIDGRGRLITFGCNKYGQLGVKDFKKHQGVQVLVGPFGGKIVNKLSCGDGFTIAATEDNQIFAWGNAGNGRLGMPADKGFGSEVCPAMPRPIFGSLHHVPDLSCRGWHTIIIMEKVLNSKTIRSNSSGLSVGSGPDQAASTSTVDLDIEPGSETDCQDRGLGGTMEDNTEECFMGTLSGANQTGDSSCPLWLRRELEDAEFIPIPHDSDLPSPDQLPSFPDSVTLPYEELKELKAAAAAVSFNTGLSTKRMSCDKVNGLQEADFYKKEDSGACCKESSEVLQLRETVAQQKMRIQILETQVDEQKKENERLLAAISRSTLQDAGCDNNRNTHSDGMPRDGRGKGGGFTYHGGRSAGAGV from the exons ATGTCACTCAATGACTATGAAAGACATTTCGACTCGCTGAATTCAGATTTGGGCGGCGGTTCTGTGGTCAGTGAGCGATCAGCGTCGAGCACGTTTAATGGCGAAGAGGAGAAGCTGCATTACATTCCTATCCGGATCCTCGGGAGGGGGGCGTTTGGTGAAGCAACCCTGTACAGAAGAACAGAG GACAACTCTCTGGTAGTATGGAAGGAAGTGGAACTGAACTCGCTCTCGGAGAAGGACCGGCGAGACGTTATGAACGAAATAAGCATCCTGTCCATTCTCGAGCACAACAACATTATAGCCTATTTCAATCACTTCATGGATAAAAACACCCTCTTCATTGAGCTGGAGTATTGCAATG GAGGAAATCTTTACGACAGAATCATCCATCGGGAGGGGAAACTTTTTAGTGAAGAT GTTGTCATTTGGTACCTGTACCAAATTGCCTCAGCAGTGACCCATATTCACAAGGCTGGGATCTTACACAG AGATATCAAAACTCTGAATATTTTCCTTACAAAGACTGACCTCATCAAGCTGGGCGACTATGGCCTTGCGAAGAAGCTAGACTCTGAATTCTCAATGGCGGAGACT TGTGTGGGAACTCCATATTACATGTCACCTGAGTTGTGCCAGGGATCGAAGTACAACTTCAAATCAGACATCTGGGCCATGGGTTGTGTACTTTTTGAGGTCTTAACTCTCACAAGAACATTTGATGCAACG AACCCTCTGAACCTCTGTGTTAAAATAGTCCAGGGCAACTGGACCATGGACGTGAACTCAGATGTTTATTCTCCTGAAGTGATCAACCTGGTGTATGAGTGTCTCGATCAA GATCCTGCAAAGAGACCTACAGGGGAGCAGATTCTGGACCAGCCATTCATCTCCTGCCACAGACA GGAGCATGAAGAGAGAGTTGCCCTGCTGAATTCAGCGATGAAAAAACCAAA GCTGAGCACAGTGACTGACACCCCTGTTGCTGTGGTTACCACACGCTCAAGGGAGGTATATTTCTGGGGTGGTGGGAAGTTCACCCCCCAGAAACTGGATGCGTTTAAAGGAGGCAGCAGTGCCCAACATGTGTGTGCAGGGGAAAGTCACTTCGCAGTGGTGTCAGTGGAAAAAGAGCTGTATACTTGGGCT AATGTCCAAGGTGGAGCAAAGATGGTGGGCCAGCTTGGGCAAGGAGACCAGGCCTCGTACCGACAGCCAAAGAAGGTGGAGAAGCTGCAGGGGAAGGCCATCCGACAGGTGGCATGTGGGGCTGACTTTACTGCTTGTGTCACCG ATGAGGACCAGATGTACATGTTCGGGTCGGACTATTACGGCTGCATTGGAGTGGAGAACGAGCTCGGCAGTGAGATTTTGGAGCCCGTGCTTTTGGAGTTTTTTGAGGAGCGGCCTGTGCGTCACGTTTCATGCGGAGACAACCACGTGGTGGTGCTGACTCAGTCTGGGGACATCTACTCCTGGGGTTGTGGAGAGTATG ggCGTCTGGGGCTGGAATGTGAGGATGACTTCTCTTCTCCAATGCAG GTGGAAATCCCTAAAGGCGCCACAATCTCCTCTGTGTCGTGTGGCAGTGACGGAACCTTCTTTTTGACGGAAGCTGGCAAAGTGTTGGCGTGTGGAAACAACGAATTCAATAAGCTTGGACTGAACCAGGGAATCTCTGGTCTCAAAAACCACCTTGGAGAG GCATACCAGGGGATTCCGTACATCACCACACTGACCTTGGCAAAGCAGCTATCACGGTTCAAGATTCAGGCCATAGCTCCAGGAAAAACTCATACAGCTGCAATTGATG gaCGAGGTCGTCTGATCACGTTTGGTTGCAACAAGTATGGACAGCTGGGTGTGAAGGACTTTAAGAAACACCAGGGTGTTCAAGTCCTTGTTGGACCCTTTGGGGGGAAGATTGTGAACAAACTGTCTTGTGGAGACGGCTTCACCATTGCAGCCACTGAAG ACAATCAGATCTTTGCGTGGGGAAATGCAGGAAATGGGCGCCTTGGGATGCCTGCTGATAAGGGATTTGGATCAGAGGTGTGCCCTGCCATGCCAAGGCCCATCTTCGGTTCCCTCCACCATGTGCCGGACTTGTCTTGCCGTGGCTGGCACACTATTATCATAATGG AGAAAGTGCTCAACTCCAAGACTATTCGATCAAACAGCAGTGGACTATCAGTCGGTAGTG GACCGGACCAGGCGGCTTCAACATCCACAGTGGATCTGGACATAGAACCTGGTTCAGAAACAGACTGTCAGGACAGGGGTCTTGGGGGGACAATGGAAGATAATACAGAGGAgtgtttcatggggactttgTCTGGGGCAAATCAGACTGGGGACAGCTCCTGCCCGCTCTGGCTTAGAAGG GAGCTTGAGGACGCAGAGTTCATCCCCATTCCACACGACTCAGATCTGCCCTCTCCTGACCAGCTCCCTTCTTTCCCTGATAGCGTCACTCTTCCTTATGAGGAGCTGAAAgagctgaaagcagcagcagcagcagtcagctTTAACACTGGCCTATCG aCTAAACGAATGAGCTGTGATAAAGTCAATGGACTGCAGGAGGCTGACTTCTACAAAAAAGAAGACTCTGGCGCTTGCTGTAAAGAAAGTAGTGAAGTCTTACAG CTGAGAGAAACAGTGGCTCAACAAAAGATGAGGATCCAGATACTTGAGACGCAG GTTGACGAGCAAAAGAAGGAGAATGAAAGGCTCTTGGCAGCAATCAGTCGTTCAACGCTGCAAGATGCAGGATGTGACAATAACAGGAACACTCACTCTGATGGAATGCCCCGTGATGGAAGGGGAAAGGGAGGTGGGTTCACATATCATGGAGGCCGATCTGCTGGAGCCGGTGTGTGA